A stretch of Clostridiales bacterium DNA encodes these proteins:
- a CDS encoding DUF1893 domain-containing protein, giving the protein MTDLQIAKNNLPGHTICLCKDGECLFSDSRGIAPMMNFIAEGKDLSGYSVADTVVGKAAALLFVKCGIKNVFAKTLSEHGKRILELFGIDCEYEVLTEKIINRAGTDICPMEKTVIETDDPEQGYLLLKEKLKTMTEKNRL; this is encoded by the coding sequence ATGACTGATTTACAAATCGCAAAGAATAATCTTCCCGGGCATACGATTTGCCTTTGCAAGGACGGCGAGTGCCTGTTCAGCGACAGTCGCGGCATTGCGCCCATGATGAATTTCATCGCGGAGGGCAAAGATTTGTCGGGGTATTCGGTTGCCGATACGGTGGTCGGCAAGGCGGCGGCGTTACTCTTCGTTAAGTGCGGAATTAAAAACGTTTTCGCAAAAACGCTGTCGGAGCACGGCAAACGGATTTTGGAGCTTTTCGGTATCGACTGCGAGTACGAGGTTTTGACCGAAAAGATAATCAACCGCGCGGGTACCGATATTTGCCCGATGGAAAAGACGGTTATCGAAACCGACGACCCCGAACAAGGGTATTTGCTTTTAAAAGAGAAATTAAAAACCATGACAGAGAAAAACCGACTTTAA
- a CDS encoding (4Fe-4S)-binding protein encodes MDYRILPHGDEEISALGLGMGGIQNCPPKEIEAVIDKAIKNGINFFDLCAGGKSVYEPFGRAIKGRRSEVLFQLHFGAVYKENGEYGWSRDLKLIKDTFEWEMKALGTDYVDFGFLHCVDEDSDLEDIIGNGILDYVKGLMEKGIVRHIGFSSHTPSVAHKLLDMGIADMMMFSINPAYDLEFNDDYGIGTAKERAELFKRCEKEGVGISVMKPFHGGQLLAANTSPFKKALTKNQCIQYCLDRPAVLTVVPGVRSLKDLDELLEYDTASKEECDYSVIGEFTPESAVGNCVYCNHCQPCPAGIDIGIVNKYYDLSLAGDKMAANHYDKLAIKADACLKCGHCDKRCPFKVQQQSKMKTIAEYFGKGV; translated from the coding sequence ATGGATTACAGAATACTTCCGCACGGCGACGAGGAAATAAGCGCGCTTGGTTTAGGCATGGGCGGAATACAAAACTGCCCACCCAAGGAAATAGAAGCCGTAATTGACAAAGCGATAAAAAACGGCATAAACTTTTTCGATCTTTGCGCGGGCGGAAAGAGCGTATACGAGCCGTTCGGCAGGGCGATAAAAGGGCGGCGGAGCGAGGTGCTGTTTCAGCTCCACTTCGGCGCGGTGTATAAAGAAAACGGCGAGTACGGCTGGTCGCGTGATTTGAAGCTAATAAAGGACACGTTCGAGTGGGAGATGAAAGCGCTCGGCACCGATTACGTCGATTTCGGGTTTTTGCATTGCGTGGACGAGGACAGCGATTTAGAGGATATTATAGGTAACGGTATTCTCGACTACGTCAAGGGCTTGATGGAAAAGGGAATAGTCAGGCATATCGGGTTTTCTTCGCACACGCCGAGCGTGGCGCATAAGCTGCTTGACATGGGGATCGCCGACATGATGATGTTCTCGATAAACCCCGCTTACGATTTGGAGTTTAACGACGATTACGGCATAGGCACTGCCAAGGAGCGCGCCGAGCTGTTTAAGCGGTGCGAAAAGGAAGGCGTGGGAATTTCGGTCATGAAGCCCTTTCACGGCGGTCAGCTTTTAGCCGCTAACACTTCGCCGTTTAAAAAGGCGCTTACCAAAAACCAATGTATTCAGTACTGTCTGGACCGTCCCGCCGTACTCACCGTCGTGCCCGGCGTGAGAAGCCTTAAAGATCTGGACGAGCTTTTGGAATACGATACGGCAAGCAAAGAGGAGTGCGACTATTCGGTAATAGGCGAGTTCACGCCCGAGTCGGCAGTCGGCAACTGCGTATACTGTAACCATTGTCAGCCCTGCCCCGCGGGGATAGATATAGGTATCGTCAATAAGTATTACGACCTTTCGCTCGCGGGCGACAAGATGGCGGCAAATCATTACGACAAGCTCGCAATAAAAGCGGACGCTTGCTTAAAGTGCGGGCACTGCGACAAGCGCTGTCCGTTCAAGGTGCAACAGCAAAGTAAAATGAAAACTATCGCCGAGTATTTCGGCAAAGGAGTATAA
- a CDS encoding 4Fe-4S dicluster domain-containing protein codes for MFKEVKKNFGFGCMRLPMKGDDVDYAEFNKMIDTFIENGFNYFDTAHGYLSGKSETAIRDCLVARYPRDKYILTNKLTQPYFNKEAEVCPFFESQLKICGVEYFDFYLMHAQSKEIFSHFKKCRAYEQALEFKAEGKIKHFGISFHDTADVLDMILTEYPQVEVVQIQLNYVDYDDPAVQSCKCLEVCNKHGKPVIVMEPVKGGNLVNLPDAAKKHFASLGSASTASYAIRFAAGCEGVFMTLSGMSDLKQMNDNISFMKDYKPLDEKEMQAVKNVCAVFKGMNLIACTACRYCMDGCPQKISIPDLFACLNTKNTYRDWNADYYYNEVHTKTGGKASACIACGKCEKACPQHLPIRELLKSVAKEFEK; via the coding sequence ATGTTTAAAGAAGTAAAGAAAAATTTCGGGTTCGGGTGTATGCGTTTGCCCATGAAGGGCGACGACGTGGACTACGCCGAGTTCAATAAGATGATCGATACGTTTATCGAAAACGGATTTAACTACTTCGACACCGCGCACGGGTATCTTTCGGGCAAGAGCGAAACCGCGATAAGGGATTGCCTTGTGGCACGTTACCCGCGCGATAAATATATCCTCACGAACAAGCTGACGCAGCCTTATTTCAATAAGGAAGCGGAAGTTTGTCCGTTCTTCGAGAGTCAGCTTAAAATCTGCGGTGTTGAGTATTTCGATTTCTACCTTATGCACGCGCAGAGCAAGGAAATTTTTTCACATTTCAAAAAGTGCCGCGCGTACGAACAGGCGCTCGAATTTAAAGCGGAAGGCAAGATAAAGCACTTCGGCATTTCCTTCCACGACACGGCGGACGTGCTCGACATGATTCTTACCGAGTACCCGCAGGTAGAGGTCGTGCAGATACAGCTTAACTACGTCGACTACGACGACCCCGCCGTGCAGTCGTGCAAGTGCTTGGAGGTTTGCAACAAACACGGCAAGCCCGTTATCGTAATGGAGCCCGTTAAGGGCGGCAATCTCGTCAACCTGCCCGACGCCGCGAAAAAGCATTTCGCTTCGCTCGGCAGCGCGAGCACGGCAAGCTATGCGATACGCTTTGCGGCGGGCTGCGAGGGCGTGTTCATGACGCTTTCGGGCATGAGCGATCTGAAACAAATGAACGATAATATTTCGTTCATGAAGGACTATAAGCCGCTCGACGAAAAGGAAATGCAAGCCGTTAAAAACGTGTGCGCGGTGTTTAAGGGCATGAACCTTATAGCCTGTACCGCTTGCCGCTACTGCATGGACGGCTGTCCGCAAAAGATATCCATTCCCGACCTGTTCGCGTGCCTGAATACCAAAAACACGTACCGCGACTGGAACGCCGATTACTATTACAACGAGGTACATACCAAAACGGGCGGCAAGGCTTCGGCGTGCATTGCGTGCGGCAAGTGCGAAAAAGCCTGCCCGCAGCATTTGCCTATTCGCGAGCTACTCAAATCTGTCGCTAAGGAATTCGAGAAGTAA
- a CDS encoding cupin domain-containing protein: MNKEKLSAFPIGEKNDAYAKYFIGQSYLNMLSTEQVVIGNVTFEPRCRNNWHIHHADKGGGQILLVTAGKGWYCEEGKAPRALKAGDIVNIPANVKHWHGAAKDSVFQHLAIEVPAENGSTEWCEPVPDEEYNRLED, encoded by the coding sequence ATGAACAAAGAAAAGCTAAGCGCATTCCCGATCGGGGAAAAGAACGACGCGTACGCGAAATACTTTATCGGGCAGAGCTATTTGAATATGCTGTCCACCGAGCAGGTCGTGATAGGCAACGTTACTTTCGAGCCGCGCTGCCGTAATAATTGGCATATCCATCACGCGGATAAGGGCGGCGGGCAAATATTGCTCGTCACCGCGGGCAAGGGCTGGTACTGCGAGGAAGGCAAAGCGCCGCGCGCGTTAAAGGCGGGCGATATAGTCAATATCCCCGCCAACGTCAAGCATTGGCACGGCGCGGCAAAGGACAGCGTTTTCCAGCATCTTGCAATAGAAGTTCCCGCCGAGAACGGCAGTACCGAGTGGTGCGAGCCCGTTCCCGACGAAGAATACAATAGATTGGAGGATTAA
- a CDS encoding conjugal transfer protein TraX, which produces METEVEINAKYKKLNSNILKIIAIIAMTADHLAWAIWQGFSTNPVALVMHILGRLTCPIMCYFIAEGYHYTKNLKKYIGRMFLFAVISHFPYVFCSFNYIDPLSFVPFAHGSPFNQTGVLWAFAWGLVLIRVHDSKLKFPVKILLNILILAVSFPADWSCIAPMIILSFWANRGKFTKQMLWMMFWVFIYGIVYFFAIDMIYGILQLAVCLSIPILLLYNGQRGKNPAINKVLKWAFYIYYPLHLTVIGILLYFGVFPIF; this is translated from the coding sequence ATGGAAACAGAAGTTGAAATAAATGCCAAATATAAAAAACTAAATTCAAATATATTAAAAATCATAGCTATAATCGCAATGACAGCAGACCATTTGGCTTGGGCTATTTGGCAAGGATTTTCCACTAATCCTGTTGCTTTGGTTATGCATATTTTGGGGCGTTTGACTTGTCCGATAATGTGTTATTTCATTGCGGAAGGCTATCATTATACTAAAAATCTGAAAAAGTATATCGGGCGAATGTTTTTATTTGCTGTGATATCACATTTTCCATATGTGTTCTGTTCATTCAACTATATTGACCCGCTGTCGTTTGTTCCGTTTGCTCACGGTTCGCCTTTCAATCAAACAGGCGTTTTATGGGCTTTCGCTTGGGGATTGGTTTTAATTCGCGTTCACGATTCCAAATTAAAATTCCCTGTAAAAATTTTGCTTAATATTCTTATTCTTGCAGTATCTTTCCCCGCAGATTGGAGTTGTATTGCACCGATGATAATTTTGTCGTTTTGGGCAAACAGAGGTAAATTCACAAAACAAATGCTGTGGATGATGTTTTGGGTTTTCATATACGGCATAGTATACTTTTTTGCCATTGATATGATTTACGGCATTTTACAACTTGCCGTCTGTCTTTCTATACCGATATTATTGCTCTATAACGGTCAACGCGGAAAAAATCCTGCGATTAACAAAGTTTTAAAATGGGCTTTTTACATATATTATCCGTTGCATTTGACTGTAATAGGAATATTGTTATATTTCGGCGTTTTTCCTATTTTTTGA